A stretch of the Nosocomiicoccus ampullae genome encodes the following:
- the secE gene encoding preprotein translocase subunit SecE, which translates to MNNDRNFLSNVVSEMKKVSWPTGKEVVNYTMIVVFTVIFFLFFFYAIDLGITYLIEAL; encoded by the coding sequence ATGAATAACGATAGAAATTTCCTTTCGAATGTCGTAAGTGAAATGAAAAAAGTAAGTTGGCCAACAGGCAAAGAAGTAGTGAACTACACGATGATTGTTGTTTTCACTGTAATCTTCTTCTTATTCTTTTTCTATGCGATTGACTTAGGTATTACGTATTTAATTGAGGCACTGTAA
- the rplA gene encoding 50S ribosomal protein L1 codes for MAKRSKKYLEASKKVDPEAVYSIEDAIKLAQETSTTNFDASVEVALRLGIDTRKNDQQIRGAIVLPNGTGKSQRVLVFAKGEKAKEAEAAGADYVGESELAEKINGGWFDFDVIVATPDMMGEVGKLGRVLGPKGLMPNPKTGTVTMDVQKAVEEIKAGKVEYRAEKSGIVHSTIGKVSFGTEKLVENFNALHDALVKAKPATAKGVYFRSVAVSSTMGPGIKLDPSEVRTDV; via the coding sequence ATGGCTAAGAGAAGTAAAAAGTATCTTGAAGCTTCTAAGAAGGTAGACCCTGAAGCAGTTTACTCAATTGAAGATGCTATTAAGCTTGCTCAAGAGACGAGCACAACAAACTTTGATGCGTCAGTAGAAGTAGCTCTCCGCCTAGGTATTGATACACGTAAAAACGACCAACAAATCCGTGGTGCGATCGTATTACCAAACGGAACTGGTAAATCACAACGTGTATTAGTATTTGCTAAAGGTGAAAAAGCGAAAGAAGCAGAAGCAGCTGGAGCAGATTACGTAGGTGAATCTGAACTTGCTGAAAAAATCAACGGTGGTTGGTTTGACTTTGACGTAATCGTTGCTACACCAGACATGATGGGAGAAGTTGGTAAACTTGGTCGTGTATTAGGACCTAAAGGTTTAATGCCTAACCCTAAAACTGGAACAGTAACGATGGACGTTCAAAAAGCAGTTGAAGAAATCAAAGCAGGTAAAGTAGAATACCGTGCTGAAAAATCTGGTATCGTTCACTCAACAATTGGTAAAGTATCATTTGGTACTGAAAAATTAGTTGAGAACTTTAATGCTTTACATGATGCATTAGTTAAAGCTAAACCAGCAACTGCAAAAGGTGTTTACTTCCGTTCAGTAGCGGTATCAAGCACAATGGGTCCTGGTATTAAACTTGATCCATCAGAAGTTAGAACAGACGTTTAA
- a CDS encoding NYN domain-containing protein, which translates to MRKKEKIMLIDGYNLIGANKRLAEEQKLSLEYARQELLSVLSEYQAVSKYNVICVFDAYEVKSKETVYDYHGVQVVYTKEKETADEYIERFVYKYYHPHLTEITVVTSDLPEQNAIFSYGAYRIPSREMWEDLEHAEKNISAEISAINQKVPKTKLNISEDVLVELEKLRRRKH; encoded by the coding sequence ATGAGAAAAAAAGAAAAAATTATGCTCATCGACGGTTACAACTTAATCGGTGCAAATAAGCGACTTGCTGAAGAACAAAAATTAAGCCTTGAATACGCAAGACAAGAACTATTATCAGTGTTAAGTGAGTATCAAGCTGTATCTAAATATAACGTAATATGTGTATTTGACGCATACGAAGTGAAATCAAAAGAGACTGTTTATGATTATCACGGTGTCCAAGTGGTCTACACTAAAGAAAAAGAAACGGCAGACGAATATATAGAAAGATTTGTTTATAAGTATTATCACCCACACTTAACAGAAATTACTGTCGTTACGAGTGATTTACCAGAACAAAACGCAATATTTTCTTACGGCGCTTACCGTATTCCGTCGCGAGAAATGTGGGAAGACTTAGAACATGCAGAAAAAAATATTAGCGCTGAAATTAGCGCAATAAATCAAAAAGTGCCTAAGACAAAATTAAATATTAGTGAAGATGTGCTAGTAGAACTTGAAAAACTGCGTCGTAGAAAACACTAG
- the nusG gene encoding transcription termination/antitermination protein NusG: MSEEKQWYAVHTYSGYENKVHQNLLARLESMNMQDRIFRVVVPEEEETTVKDGKKKTQMKKTFPGYVLVEMIMTDESWYVVRNTPGVTGFVGSQGAGIKPNPLLKEEARFILKQMGMSERIVDFDVELGEVVKIIDGPFNNQVGSIDQIDEEHFKLTVLVELFGRETPVEVEYDQIEKID; this comes from the coding sequence ATGTCCGAAGAAAAACAATGGTATGCCGTTCATACTTACTCAGGTTATGAAAACAAAGTCCACCAAAATCTACTTGCACGCTTAGAATCTATGAACATGCAAGACCGTATCTTTAGAGTTGTCGTTCCTGAAGAAGAAGAAACGACAGTAAAAGACGGTAAAAAGAAAACACAAATGAAAAAGACATTCCCAGGGTATGTACTCGTTGAAATGATTATGACTGACGAGTCTTGGTATGTTGTCCGTAACACACCAGGTGTGACAGGATTTGTAGGATCCCAAGGTGCAGGTATTAAACCGAACCCATTATTAAAAGAAGAAGCGCGCTTCATCTTAAAACAAATGGGTATGTCAGAGCGCATCGTTGATTTTGACGTTGAGCTTGGTGAAGTGGTTAAAATTATCGATGGTCCGTTTAATAACCAAGTTGGTTCAATTGACCAAATCGATGAAGAACACTTTAAGCTAACTGTGTTAGTTGAACTATTCGGACGAGAGACACCTGTTGAAGTCGAGTATGATCAAATCGAAAAAATAGACTAA
- a CDS encoding sigma-70 family RNA polymerase sigma factor, with amino-acid sequence MYRIHSFSFVIYDPKLNDYAQYIQNGEIDYFDKIDEAIRLKVRKMTYKHTTDQYEREDLEQIAMEYLLHACFRYDKTRGDFQNFALKSAYLELKKNSIDNYQHYYTETPSDSAFHYVCDEIETYDRMNRIFHDDLYQQMLQDKKTFSDYERAVLKYLGEHYTIDEISEKLQTNRKSVQNTLYRILRKKRKKRGVY; translated from the coding sequence ATGTATCGTATTCACTCATTTTCATTCGTAATCTATGACCCAAAACTAAATGACTACGCACAATATATTCAAAACGGTGAAATCGACTATTTCGACAAAATTGACGAAGCGATTCGTTTAAAAGTACGCAAGATGACGTATAAACATACGACTGATCAGTATGAGCGTGAAGACTTAGAGCAAATAGCTATGGAATATTTACTGCATGCATGTTTTCGCTATGATAAAACGCGTGGTGACTTTCAAAACTTCGCGCTAAAATCTGCGTACTTAGAACTGAAGAAAAATAGTATTGATAACTATCAACACTATTACACTGAAACTCCAAGTGACAGTGCGTTTCACTACGTCTGTGACGAAATCGAAACATATGACCGTATGAATCGTATATTTCACGATGATCTTTATCAGCAAATGTTACAAGATAAAAAGACTTTTTCAGATTATGAGCGCGCTGTGTTAAAATATTTAGGTGAACATTATACTATAGATGAGATAAGTGAAAAGTTACAGACGAATCGAAAGTCTGTGCAAAACACCCTGTACCGTATCTTACGTAAAAAACGCAAGAAGCGTGGGGTTTATTGA
- the rplJ gene encoding 50S ribosomal protein L10, whose protein sequence is MTNIIEQKKQQVSEIAEQFKNSVSTILVDYQGLSVAEATELRKQLREAGVEFHVYKNTMVRRALKEAEIEGFEEHLTGPNAIAFSNEDVIAPAKVLHNFSKEHEALEIKAGIIEGEITDLDSVKAIATLPSKDGLVSMLLSVLQAPVRNFAYAVKAVGEQKEEGSEETEEA, encoded by the coding sequence ATGACAAACATTATCGAGCAAAAGAAACAACAAGTTTCTGAAATCGCAGAGCAATTTAAAAACTCTGTATCAACAATCTTAGTTGATTACCAAGGTCTTTCAGTTGCAGAAGCAACAGAACTTCGTAAACAACTTAGAGAAGCTGGTGTTGAATTTCACGTTTACAAAAACACGATGGTACGTCGTGCATTAAAAGAAGCTGAAATCGAAGGATTTGAAGAACACTTAACAGGACCAAACGCGATCGCTTTCTCAAACGAAGACGTTATCGCTCCTGCAAAAGTACTTCACAACTTCTCAAAAGAGCACGAAGCGCTTGAAATTAAAGCGGGTATCATTGAAGGTGAAATTACTGACTTAGACAGTGTTAAAGCAATCGCTACATTACCATCAAAAGATGGCCTTGTATCTATGCTACTCTCTGTACTACAAGCACCAGTTCGAAACTTCGCTTATGCAGTTAAAGCAGTCGGAGAACAAAAAGAAGAAGGTTCAGAAGAAACTGAAGAAGCTTAA
- a CDS encoding class I SAM-dependent methyltransferase, with translation MSHYYTTDDTPHEFKEINYNINGKSYRFTTDRGVFSKDRVDFGTDLLLNAVLQDYQGPGYFIDMGAGYGPISVTLADHYEGDGIAVEVNEDAVSVLDENMRKNAVNFDIVNRETYDEMELKTDLYVTNPPFRAGKDTVLSILDDSYNRLIENGVFYMVVQKKQGMPSYLKHLETLYGNVEKLKKCKGYYILKSIKTN, from the coding sequence ATGTCACATTACTATACGACAGATGATACACCGCATGAGTTTAAAGAAATTAACTATAACATTAACGGTAAAAGTTATAGATTCACGACTGACCGCGGAGTGTTTTCTAAAGATAGAGTTGACTTTGGAACAGATTTACTACTTAATGCCGTACTTCAAGACTATCAAGGACCAGGGTATTTTATCGATATGGGTGCGGGGTACGGACCAATTAGTGTTACTTTAGCCGATCACTATGAAGGTGATGGAATTGCGGTAGAAGTGAATGAAGATGCGGTGAGTGTGTTAGATGAAAATATGCGTAAAAATGCTGTAAATTTTGATATTGTAAATCGTGAAACATATGATGAAATGGAATTAAAAACTGATTTATATGTCACAAATCCACCATTTAGAGCCGGCAAGGATACAGTATTATCGATATTAGATGATAGTTATAACCGTTTGATTGAAAATGGGGTGTTTTATATGGTGGTTCAGAAAAAACAAGGAATGCCTTCATATTTAAAACATTTAGAAACATTATATGGAAATGTAGAAAAACTAAAAAAGTGTAAAGGTTACTACATCTTAAAGAGTATTAAAACAAACTAA
- a CDS encoding indolepyruvate ferredoxin oxidoreductase subunit alpha, with product MAYVILQPCAEEKSGECVDVCPVDCIEEGEDQFYIDPDICIDCGACVAVCPVDAIVEESEMLPEEEIYLKKAEEFYENR from the coding sequence ATGGCGTACGTTATTTTACAACCGTGTGCAGAAGAAAAGTCTGGTGAATGCGTGGATGTATGTCCAGTAGATTGTATTGAAGAGGGCGAAGACCAATTCTACATAGATCCAGATATTTGTATCGACTGCGGAGCATGTGTTGCAGTGTGCCCAGTAGATGCGATCGTCGAAGAATCTGAGATGTTACCTGAAGAAGAAATTTACCTCAAAAAAGCAGAAGAGTTTTACGAAAATAGATAA
- the rplL gene encoding 50S ribosomal protein L7/L12 — MANKDQIIEAIKEMSVLELNELVEAIEEEFGVTAAAPVAVAGGAAEGGAEEKSEFDVELTDAGSSKIKVIKAVREATGLGLKDAKELVDNAPKVIKEALPKEEAEELKSQLEEVGASVELK, encoded by the coding sequence ATGGCTAATAAAGATCAAATCATTGAAGCAATTAAAGAAATGTCAGTATTAGAATTAAACGAATTAGTTGAAGCTATTGAAGAAGAGTTTGGTGTAACAGCAGCAGCTCCAGTAGCAGTAGCAGGTGGCGCAGCTGAAGGTGGCGCTGAAGAAAAATCTGAGTTCGACGTTGAACTTACAGATGCAGGTTCTTCAAAAATCAAAGTTATCAAAGCAGTACGTGAAGCTACTGGTCTTGGACTTAAAGATGCAAAAGAGCTTGTTGACAACGCTCCTAAAGTTATCAAAGAAGCATTACCTAAAGAAGAAGCTGAAGAGCTTAAATCTCAACTTGAAGAAGTTGGAGCTAGCGTAGAGCTTAAATAA
- the rpmG gene encoding 50S ribosomal protein L33: protein MKIALLCSECGSRNYYIKKTAEKDGSRISVKKFCKQCNRHTIHKSSI, encoded by the coding sequence ATGAAAATTGCGTTACTATGTAGTGAATGTGGCAGTAGAAATTATTATATTAAGAAAACTGCTGAAAAAGACGGTTCTAGAATTTCTGTAAAAAAGTTTTGTAAACAATGTAACCGACATACGATTCATAAAAGTTCTATATAA
- the rplK gene encoding 50S ribosomal protein L11 produces the protein MAKKVINVVKLQIPAGKATPAPPVGPALGQAGINIMGFTKEFNAQTQDQAGLLIPVEISVYEDRSFTFITKTPPAAVLLKKAAKVDKGSGEPNKNKVAEVTADQVREIAELKMEDLNAADVEAAMRMVEGTARSMGFTVKK, from the coding sequence GTGGCTAAAAAAGTTATCAACGTTGTTAAATTACAAATCCCAGCAGGTAAAGCAACTCCTGCACCACCAGTTGGACCAGCATTAGGTCAAGCAGGTATTAACATTATGGGATTCACAAAAGAGTTTAACGCACAAACTCAAGACCAAGCAGGTCTTTTAATTCCAGTGGAGATTTCAGTATATGAAGACCGTTCATTTACTTTCATTACAAAAACTCCACCAGCAGCTGTTCTTCTTAAAAAAGCAGCTAAAGTTGACAAAGGTTCAGGCGAGCCAAACAAAAACAAAGTGGCTGAAGTAACTGCTGATCAAGTACGTGAAATCGCTGAACTTAAAATGGAAGACTTAAACGCAGCAGACGTTGAAGCAGCTATGCGCATGGTTGAAGGTACAGCGCGCAGCATGGGCTTCACAGTTAAAAAGTAA